In the genome of Paenibacillus pabuli, one region contains:
- a CDS encoding ABC transporter substrate-binding protein, with protein MIIIIKEKGDFIIMLHYPYKLQLSCIILVLTLLLSACGQGKQTSSPSSEGNSAQQSETSTDTAGESATRVYKDALGREVTIPTHPQRVLTTQYLPEMLAAGLKPAGAASHLLNNYVSIKDQLEGIEDIGVSNKLNLEKALELQPDLIIAAEWNEDQLEQLSKIAPTVVVQWESADAFQHFKSVADVIGRSDQAEEWIKAFNQKSEEAQAKLSSFVSPDETFGVVVIGGFEKGQLRVYGNANVGYTLYDALKFKMTDTVKEEWAKGDHELGINISLEKLPDYASADRLFLVKFDNDPDFLKEVDDSQLWHSLPAVKNNKVYVVDERLWFSYDVMSLSAQLDDAVQLLTK; from the coding sequence ATGATTATCATTATAAAAGAAAAAGGGGATTTCATTATTATGCTGCATTATCCATATAAACTCCAGCTTTCATGCATCATTCTTGTATTAACCTTACTTCTCTCCGCTTGCGGTCAAGGGAAACAAACTTCATCACCTTCTTCTGAGGGGAATTCTGCACAACAGTCAGAAACCTCAACCGATACTGCCGGAGAATCGGCAACTCGTGTATATAAGGATGCTTTGGGCCGTGAGGTAACCATTCCAACCCATCCCCAACGTGTTCTAACCACACAGTACTTACCGGAAATGCTGGCAGCAGGACTTAAGCCGGCTGGGGCAGCATCTCATCTGCTTAACAACTATGTCTCGATTAAAGATCAATTGGAAGGGATCGAAGATATCGGGGTATCCAATAAGCTGAATTTGGAAAAGGCACTCGAACTGCAGCCGGACCTCATCATTGCCGCAGAGTGGAATGAGGACCAATTGGAGCAGTTGTCCAAGATTGCCCCTACCGTTGTTGTCCAATGGGAAAGTGCCGATGCATTCCAACATTTCAAGTCAGTGGCTGACGTTATTGGCAGAAGTGATCAGGCAGAGGAATGGATTAAGGCATTTAATCAGAAATCCGAAGAGGCACAGGCCAAGCTTTCTTCCTTCGTTTCACCAGATGAGACATTTGGCGTTGTGGTTATTGGTGGATTTGAAAAGGGTCAACTCAGAGTATACGGGAACGCTAATGTCGGTTATACCTTATATGACGCTCTGAAGTTCAAGATGACAGATACCGTCAAAGAGGAATGGGCAAAAGGGGATCATGAACTCGGCATCAACATCTCTCTTGAGAAGCTGCCGGACTATGCTTCAGCAGATCGACTGTTTCTGGTAAAATTCGATAATGATCCTGATTTTCTGAAAGAGGTCGATGACAGCCAGTTGTGGCACTCACTACCTGCCGTCAAAAATAATAAAGTTTACGTCGTTGATGAGAGACTATGGTTCTCTTACGATGTGATGTCTCTCAGTGCTCAATTGGATGATGCCGTTCAATTGCTCACCAAATAA
- a CDS encoding biotin transporter BioY — MKLSLRGIVFSALMAAILVLFGYISIPIGFSPVPITLQTLAVMLAGGLLGPLYGFLSIALVVILTAIGFPLLHGAGGLAVLLGPTGGYVMMWPFSALLIGLLLSRIKLNGFVGYFLAFIVFEVFGSMLIYVSGVPWLAYAYKMSLPEAMIQGFYPYIIGDLIKALFAAIIIAPVRMVFPPQRLTGNMNSTVVRADS, encoded by the coding sequence ATGAAATTATCTTTGCGAGGTATTGTGTTCAGCGCACTCATGGCAGCTATACTTGTACTTTTTGGTTACATAAGTATTCCCATTGGTTTCTCTCCTGTACCGATTACATTGCAAACACTTGCGGTTATGCTGGCAGGAGGATTACTCGGCCCGTTATATGGTTTTCTAAGTATCGCTCTGGTCGTCATTCTGACTGCTATTGGCTTCCCGCTTCTGCATGGTGCAGGCGGACTTGCAGTACTCCTCGGGCCAACCGGAGGATATGTGATGATGTGGCCCTTCTCCGCATTGCTCATTGGGTTATTACTCAGCAGAATCAAACTGAACGGATTCGTTGGTTATTTCCTGGCCTTTATCGTATTTGAGGTGTTTGGTTCAATGTTGATCTATGTTTCTGGCGTGCCCTGGTTGGCCTATGCCTACAAAATGTCATTACCTGAAGCCATGATACAAGGGTTCTATCCATACATCATCGGTGATCTGATCAAAGCCCTGTTCGCTGCGATTATCATCGCGCCTGTACGCATGGTCTTCCCCCCGCAGCGACTGACAGGCAACATGAACTCAACGGTTGTGCGCGCAGACTCATAA